atattaatattgacacttatagatgaggaaaaatCAAAATTATGAAACTGTCatgtcagaaaataaataaactctcCCTGGGGAACAATATTTTACAAAGCATGAGCAAGCCAACCCTGTTATCCTGAGtagaattttaataaataatgccATTTGTCTTACTAGTCTTAAAAGCTAAATACAGAAGATACATCATTTTGCCCCAGGCAAAAAGATCATGGAGCCTTCTTGATTCCTGGGATTTTTCTGGGCACTATCTGACAAAAGAGCTTCCGATGACCTGCTTTTTTATTTGTACAATTCAATTCATAATCTTAAATTCTTGTTCGagttcccttttaaaaaaatagataaattagGTTTGCTGTCACAGTCTTTTCATAAGTTGCTAACACAAAAGAGCCAAGCTAACATATGAAGGCTGTGGAGAAGAAACAGTGGTAAACAAAACTGCATttctaaataacaaaaaaataaataaatacccaaggctaattttttttttctttcgtcaTATCATTAACCTAGCCACTATTCTCTCTGTTTCGGGTGACAGACTTCAAAAATACCCTCTGCAACTCACAACTACTACTAAGAAAGCaagaaaacttgtttttaaataggCCCGGTGACAGCAATACACAACTCACCTTTCAGAAACAGAATCAAACTCCTGCTGGGCTACTGAGTTTTAATTTAGACTGGTTTAGGTACAATAGAAAGGAGGCCTAAAAACACATGCTGTTTTAGTAACAAACACCGGGCTGCCAGATTGGTTGGCACCCTCTTGTAAGTAGGAACTAGGAGTAGTAGCAGAGCCCTCTGCACAGAGGCAGCCTACAGATAGGAGAGTTTCTGAGGAAGAACTGATGACATTTAGGAAAGCGGGTTTTCCCCCTCCCTCGTTGGTACACGTTTAGAGTttgtcataaaaattaaaaaacaaaacaaaacaagaaaacaatcaCCAAAACCCCTATTAAATTTGACAAAAATAGTTGTATTACTAACATCGCTGCTACCCTAACCGCCTCCCATAGAGAGCATTAAGACATTTAGGCACTTGTTTCCCTTGCTAATACTGctcttttattttaatctacataaaattatttaacaCTAAATATGAAAAATGTAAACTTAATCTTCCCATCAAAAAACAGCTGTGATTATAGTTTTCCTATTTGTCTTAAGAAGGCAGCCAGTTCCCCTCACACTGAAGGtttcttgttttcattattttgatctctcttcatttccttttcctcttccctaaaccGTTTCtccataaataaattaaaaaaataattacaatcCAGCTGATTTGTAATTTCTGTTCATTAAaagaagacgaggaggaggaggaagaagaggtggaatAAGGGACTACTGTAAAGGATGCCTGGGTTGCCCAGAACCAAGCCTGGCTGTTTTTGTTATTTCCTGACCTTTTAGTGGGAGGGGAAATGCAAGGGTATTAAGAgttggagaggagggagaggatgctCAACTGAGACCGCTGTtggttgtaatttttaaaaagacaattgtGAAAGCCTGTGGTTCCTTTCTGCGCAAAGAACCCCAGAAACAAGCTGCAGAATTGTCCCTGGCTTCTATGTACAAGTGTCCCCTAGATTGCTGCGGTTGGTTGCTGCTCCGGCCATCCCTTCAAGGCCCCAATATCTCCCCACTTAGGAACCCAAGTCCACCAAACTGGAGGTGAGTGGGCCCAGCAGAGAGTCCTGGAGCTGGTGCTGATGGGCTTGCAGACCGTGGCTGGGCTGGGAGGCTGTGAGGCCTGGAAGAGAATAGTTTGAGCTCCTGGCGTGGCCCATATTGCTCTGGAGCAGAAGGACCGAGTTCTGGTCTGGACTTTGGGGGGGTGAGAACTCCTCTTCTGAGCTGGACATGAGCGGCTTGCCCCCTTCCAGAGGAGAGAGTTGATTCTGCTTGTTGGAGGAGGAGTTATTGTTTTCGGTGTTCTCCCTGAGAAATAGAGGACAACGCCATATGGTTAaaaagaagttttgttttgttttgttgctgtttttaaaaagtgtgagATGAAAGaaggggggctgggaggaggaaaGGGCCGTTGTGCAATCTGTCACCAACCCAAACGGAGGCGCTCTGCCTCCCACCCAGCCCCAAGGGTCATGGGGGAGGTGAAGAGGCAGCCTaaagaaatgggggtggggggctgctgGGAGATAGTTCCTTACTTTACTGTACGTCTCACAGTCGGGTGAAccagatttatttaaaataagccaaaaagaaaaaaaaaatgttttcagctTTGTATGTTTAAGTACCTATTAACCAGCCCCATAGTTCCAAGTAACTGTTTGGAAGCCTTCCGACAAATGGTTGTTGCAATAACGAAATGATCGGGAGACAAACTGCCCAATGCACAAATGCTTGCTCTGACCCAAGTCAATTGCCTGCCTCCATCTGAGGAAACAATTAGATGACCAGTTTCCCTGCCCCTGTCTGGAGGCTGGGGTTCCAGAGACCTAGGACAGGTCATGGGAAGTCGTGCCCAGAGCGGCCCAGTGACCTGAGTAAACACAGGGAGCTTAGCCAGTCTCTCGGATTTCACCCGGGAGTGGGCCCTCGCTTGGCTTGGGGACCGGCCGTTTTGTAAACTAAAGGGTAGCTGGAGCCGAGCAATCCCTGTTTCGTTACTCCTAGTTCATTCCCCAGCCCCTCCTGCTCTCCTCTCTGAGCTGCTCGCCCACAATCCAGAGCCTCCCACCCTTTCTCAGCCGGGCAAACTTCGCTGCCCCGCCCCGGCTGGGCGCCGGCCGACCCCGCACAACGGAGTGTCAGTCCGTCCCCGCACCGGGTCCCCGGGTCCCCGGGTCCCACTCAACTTCAGGACTGCTCGCTCTTCCTCCTTTCCAGCGCCGGCGGCCACCCGGAGCCTAGCGCTCGCCCGCCTGCACACTCCCTTCCCAGCACCGTCTTTCTCTTCCGGAGAGCCCCTTTCCCCGGAATTTAGGCAGGCTCTGTGGTTTCCCCACCCAGGGGGAATCCTGGAAGCCAGATCTTCGGCCCCCAGGCTGACAGTGAACAAAGGCGAGCACAGCGGGGCTCTGTGCCCAGCTCCCCAACTTTTCCGCCCCGCGCTCCTCCGAACCTCGGCCAGAAGCTCCGCTACGAACCTCCCGGGCCGAGGAACCGCCGCGTCTgcgagaggagaggaggggagaagggagacttttcccctttctttctttttctttctttcttttcttttctttttttaaagctttgctTCCGTGCTCCCGGGAGGGGGAAGCCAGCGACTGGAGCCCTTCTCCTCGCccgcagcggcggcggcggggccAGCGAAAGCAACCCGGCCAAGCATGAGGGAGCGCGGCAGGCGGCAGTCTTCTCCCGGCTTGGGGCCTCTGATAGGACACCCAGCAGCGACACCCCCAGTGTCCCCTTTCCAGGGTATTTCTTTTTACAAGACTCCTCCCTTTGTCCAACTAGCGCGAAATGAAGCAGAACTCTCCTCCATAGACTAGCCGGAGAGAATGAGCAGAGAGCCGGGAGGTACTGGGGGCCGAGCGTTCGACTCAGACCAGCTTCAAGACGGAGCGAAAGAGCGGAGGTTCGAGACCTTCCGCCGTACCGAACAGCTTCCCTCGCGATACCAAGCAATACCCCCGTTTCCTCTGATCTACAAACTCCCTGGCCATCCCTTCTCTTCGCCGGAGCCAGCCCGGAGGGCATGAAACAAACCCAACGCCGACCGTTCCCCACACTTTCCCTCACCAAAGAAACCCACGCGCGAGTGCTCCACGCAAACGCGACCCAGTCCCTAACAGGCAACCTCAAGAGTTCATGAACCTTCACAGCAGCGTCGCCGAGGCCGGGGTGCCGCCCCACGGACCTCTGCCGGGTGGCGGCGGGTAGGAAGCTGGTGGCGACGCCTGCGGGGGGCAGAAGGGAGCGAAGGGTGAAACTTCCCGGGGTCACCCGAGCCTGGGCAAGCACGCCGCGTACCTTTCCTTGGCCTCGGCGGCCCGGTCTCTTTGCCTCCGGTTCTTAAACCAGTTGCTGACCTGGGTGGTGGTGAGGCCGGTGGCCTCGGCCAGCTCCCGTTTCTCCCTCGGTGAGGGGTAGGGGTTGTGCGCGTACCACTCCCGCAGCACGCCCCGAGACTTCTCCTTAAAGCAGTAGCTGGTCTCCTCGCCGTCCCAGATGGTCCGCGGCAACGGGAATTTTCGGCGCACCCGATATTTGCCCACGGCACCCAGGGGTCGGCCGCGAAGTTTCTCGGCCTCCACGTAGTGCGCTTTCAGCCACAGCTGCTGCAGTTTGGGGTGATTGTGAGGCGAGAACTGGTGGCTCTCCAGTATCTTGTAGAGCTCGCGGAAGTTGCCGCGGTGGAAGGCGACCACCGCCTTGGCCTTGAGCACGCTCTCGTTCTTGTGCAGGTGATCGCAGGCGGGCAACGACCACAAGAACCTGCCCAGGCGTTCCAGGTTCCCTCCTTGCTGCAGAACTTCGCACACGCACGCCACTTGCTCTTGCGTAAAACCAAACGACGGCAGCATCGACATGGCTGGCGCTGCCGGGGCGCACGGGCCCGGGCGCACGCGGCAGTGAGCAGAGCTGGGAGAGCAGGGGGCGGCTGCCGCGGGGAGGGGGGCGCGGCTGCTCCTAACCCCCTCCCTAGCCTTGGCGCGGGCGAAGAGACCAGTCGAACCTCGGCGGGTGGGAGGCCAAGGAAGACGAAGAGAAGTAGGGGTGAGCTAGACTCCGAGTGGCTGGCGTTCTCTACAGCCTTCTGGGCCTCGCTGGCTCCCGCCTGCCGCCGGGTGGATGCTGCTGGTTGCCGGGGAACTTGGTTTCTGTTCTCCCCGCAGCGGCCTTAAAGCGCGCAGCGTCCCCGACACGCTGATTGGCTGCGAGCGGCGCCTATCCGAAGCTGGCCAGCCTGCGCGCCGCCCGGCCCGGCAGCAAAGCCGCGCCACCCTGCCGCCCCGCGTGGGGAGGGCGAAGCTACCGAGTGCTGCCTAGGATAAGAAGTGGTGGGAGGAGAAGGACCCGGAGAGGTGGGAAGTGAGGTGGGGTCGGGAGGAGGGAACTGGGGTGCTGAAAAGGGTGGTGACCAAGTCAGGACCTTGCGAAGCGGCGCCCTCTTTGGTGTCACCTAAGGGGAGCCTCACGCAGCACAAATCAATGGCTGCAGACGTTCTAATGACCCTCTTCTCCATATTCTTAGCCCTGTCTCTTGCAGTCTTGGCTTTTCCCGGTGAGCTCATATTTAATTACCTTAATGTTAAGATGAATAAATAATGGATTGATGAATAGCTTATGGAATGAGATAAATAATACAAAAGGAGACTAGGGTTCTGTGCTGCAAGCACTCTGAAAGTGGCTTCTTCCAGGTTTGGTTCCTGGAGGTGAAGACAAacctagccccccacccccacccccacccccaccccccaactcctaCACCCTTTCTCTTCCTAACTCCTAACACCTCCTAAAGGTCTCAAGGACTCTGATCTGGGCAACATTCCCCTCATTCTCAAAGTGCCTCTAGAAGAGGGATCAGAAGGGTTGACCCTGGCACTGTAGCATAGAGACACCAGGGCTTCATCTGCAATTTAGAATCTTGCTGTCCATAGACTTCtggactcagtttccccagttgTACGGTTGCGTTTTTTCAAAGCAACCCCTGCTACCGATGGATGCTGAAAAGCTTTACTTgccattagcaaaaaaaaaaaaaaaaattggggaacCTCATGCAAAAGGCGCTGAATGGGgtgtaaattaaataaaactgCGCCCAGCTCCAATAACTGTCTGGTTGTAACATAATCCTTGCCCTGCTCTGAGAGGGACACTGCCCTCTAAGCTAGAACCACAGTGGCTCCAAGAAGAttaaataaagtgtgtgtgtgtgtgtgtgtgtgtgtgtgtgtgtgtgtgtttgcaatgcTGGCCTATTTTACTGCCAGCCAATGAGATGTGTCCTGCAATTTAAGTTCCATCATCTGCTATTTTGTTTCTGTGGGGAGAATGCTTAGTAAAACTGCACAGACAAATGAAGCTGTAATTAACTTAAGCCTCATTTGCACACCTTGTTCCAAAGCAATTATTAAAAAGATTTCAAAAACAATTAGCCTCTCTAAACAAAGATAATCTATTGTCAGTGGCTAAGTCAAGCAAGAGATAAGAACAATGGGTGGAGATAAGGGAAGGTGGAGGGAGAGTGACTTTATGACTATACTTATCTCTGATTAGATAAGTTGAAAACAGAATTTTAAGTACACTTCAAAAATGCTTTTGATTCCGGTGTGCCCTCTTAGGGAGTGGCAGGGAGCAAACACTGGGCTCTTCAAACTAGCTTGTCTCCTTGCCGTGGTTTGATTCCATCAGCCAAAGAACTCTTTGCATTTTGAGATCCAAGTGAGAGAAGGGATTCCCTTTGTATTATTtagatgtttttttaaaaaatgcacccAGTTCAGTGCACCCTGCTACATGCCTTTCAACATCATAAAGGGTTCCCACCTCAGGGCTGTTTCCCTGGAGAGATTGTAAGTAGCCAGAAAACCTCTTCTCTGATGAGCTCCCACACAAGGCTTTCTGCTTCCTTGAAACTCCGTCTACCCTGAGCAATTAAACCTTGGAAGCAGATGCTGATATGTCATTACATTtaggcttgggttttttttttaaatatataaaatgcatttaatggTATTTATCATTTCAAAAGAGCTCCTGCCACATGGTATGCCTGATGACTTACTTTCTAAACTGGAAGCCTGGCACTGCTGAGCCCAAGGCTGTGTGCCTGGTAATTTTCCCTCGCTGTCTTATTTTAGTGCTCATGACGTTTCAGTTGAAGTCTTGGGGAACTGTAGTGTCCTGCCAAGAGGAATGTCTCTGCTTGGAACAGTCCTTATTGACATGGCAGCTGTGTGAGGACCAGAATGGGGACTTATACGGGCTCTCAAAATCAGTACCCTAAAGTCTGGAACAAGTGTGCACAATTAAAATGGGAAGAGGGTTATAAGCACAACCACATCTCTTAAAAGGCAAAGCCGTCAGTTGAGTACAGCAGATAATTTGTAATTAACTGTCTTCGTAGAGACAGGAGGTATAACTCACAGATAAGGACGGGTATACATTTACAGAGGATAACGGAAGGAAGAGCAATAGTATGACCACCATTTCAGGGCATCCTCCAGAGCCCCCTATGTTTCATCTCCGTTCAAAAGGAGTCAGGACTGTACCAGACACTGGTGACACGTGGGAAGAGGAGTGGAGCGGCTGATATGAAAACTAGCAATGAGGtaaatgagaaaatgtttttcctcagggggggtgggtggggaaggggttGGACACACCAGtattcccctgccccctcccccttatTCCATTTATTCCAATAGATCGCTTAactaaaagggagaaagaagtgcTATGTGCTTtgtaccaaggagcctctctgctATTTGGATCCCTCGGTTAAGGGAACCAATTGTTATAAATGATAATTATTGGCTTGGATATATAAGGTTTCCCAAAATGGAACCTTTCACTGAAAACCACTAAAAGAGGTAAAATGACATGAATTTACAAACCACACAAACCAAATGCTCCATTTTAAATCTCTCACAGAAAGGTTTGAGTTGTTCTGTAATATAAAACCTTTGCTGTCAATGCAAATCGCATGAAAAGCAAAGATGCGTCCGGAAGTTAAAGGAAACTCAACAACTCTAGTCCACTCCTGCTTAGTAggctgaagctggagagatgctcttGAAGTCGGGTTTCAGCACTGGATGCCTTTG
The nucleotide sequence above comes from Mus musculus strain C57BL/6J chromosome 12, GRCm38.p6 C57BL/6J. Encoded proteins:
- the Six1 gene encoding homeobox protein SIX1, with amino-acid sequence MSMLPSFGFTQEQVACVCEVLQQGGNLERLGRFLWSLPACDHLHKNESVLKAKAVVAFHRGNFRELYKILESHQFSPHNHPKLQQLWLKAHYVEAEKLRGRPLGAVGKYRVRRKFPLPRTIWDGEETSYCFKEKSRGVLREWYAHNPYPSPREKRELAEATGLTTTQVSNWFKNRRQRDRAAEAKERENTENNNSSSNKQNQLSPLEGGKPLMSSSEEEFSPPQSPDQNSVLLLQSNMGHARSSNYSLPGLTASQPSHGLQAHQHQLQDSLLGPLTSSLVDLGS